The following are encoded in a window of Fusarium verticillioides 7600 chromosome 6, whole genome shotgun sequence genomic DNA:
- a CDS encoding high-affinity iron transporter, with the protein MTVNVFAVPIFFICFRECLETSIIVSVLLAFLKQSVGGEGDKETYKRLLKQVWIGVGLGLAICICIGAGMIGAFYSLGKDVFSKTEDIWEGSFSLIAAIIISIMGAALLRVNKLQEKWRVKLMQALDKKDAVATSGIMSRFKLWSEKHVMFILPFITVLREGLEAVVYIGGVSLGLPASSFPLAVICGLAAGCVVGYIIYRGGNTTSLQIFLIISTGFLYLVAAGLFSKAVWAFEIHAWNNIIGGDAAEVGSGPGSYDIHKSVWHVNCCNAELNGGGGWGIFNAILGWQNSATIGSVVSYNVYWLVVIICFCSMTYMERYGNLGVFTPLTTCFGLRKKKTVPEKPSSIENELMLSNGDDKTATPVVNSL; encoded by the exons atgacagTCAACGTCTTTGCTGTTCCCA TCTTCTTCATTTGTTTTCGAGAATGTCTCGAAACAAGCATCATCGTCTCCGTCCTTCTCGCATTCTTGAAGCAGAGCGTCGGCGGCGAAGGCGATAAAGAAACCTACAAACGCCTTCTCAAACAG GTATGGATCGGAGTAGGTCTTGGCCTCgccatctgcatctgcatcggCGCCGGCATGATCGGAGCATTCTACTCCCTCGGCAAAGACGTCTTTAGCAAGACTGAAGATATCTGGGAGGGAAGCTTCAGTCTTATTGCAGCGATTATTATCTCCATTATGGGTGCTGCGCTTCTGAGAGTGAACAAACTCCAGGAGAAGTGGCGTGTTAAGCTCATGCAGGCTCTTGATAAGAAAGATGCGGTCGCTACTTCCGGTATCATGAGCCGTTTCAAGCTCTGGTCGGAGAAGCACGTCATGTTCATTCTGCCTTTCATTACCGTCCTGAGAGAGGGCCTTGAGGCGGTTGTGTATATTGGTGGTGTCAGTTTAGGACTTCCGGCTTCGTCGTTTCCTTTGGCTGTCATTTGCGGTCTTGCTGCTGGGTGCGTTGTTGGATACATCATTTACAG AGGAGGAAACACTACATCACTccagatcttcctcatcatctccaccGGCTTCTTGTACCTCGTCGCCGCTGGTCTCTTCAGTAAAGCCGTCTGGGCCTTCGAGATCCATGCCTggaacaacatcatcggcggtGATGCAGCCGAAGTCGGCTCTGGCCCTGGCTCTTACGACATCCACAAGAGTGTCTGGCACGTCAACTGCTGCAACGCTGAGCtgaatggtggtggtggctggGGTATTTTCAACGCCATCCTTGGCTGGCAAAACTCTGCGACTATCGGATCTGTTGTCTCGTACAACGTTTATTGGCTTGTCGTTatcatctgcttctgctcaatGACTTACATGGAGCGATACGGCAATCTTGGTGTTTTTACACCACTTACGACATGCTTTGGTCTgcgcaagaaaaagacaGTCCCTGAGAAGCCGAGCAGCATTGAGAATGAGCTTATGCTTTCAAATGGAGATGACAAGACTGCTACGCCAGTCGTGAACAGCCTTTAA
- a CDS encoding high-affinity iron transporter — translation MIGAFYSLGKDVFSKTEDIWEGSFSLIAAIIISIMGAALLRVNKLQEKWRVKLMQALDKKDAVATSGIMSRFKLWSEKHVMFILPFITVLREGLEAVVYIGGVSLGLPASSFPLAVICGLAAGCVVGYIIYRGGNTTSLQIFLIISTGFLYLVAAGLFSKAVWAFEIHAWNNIIGGDAAEVGSGPGSYDIHKSVWHVNCCNAELNGGGGWGIFNAILGWQNSATIGSVVSYNVYWLVVIICFCSMTYMERYGNLGVFTPLTTCFGLRKKKTVPEKPSSIENELMLSNGDDKTATPVVNSL, via the exons ATGATCGGAGCATTCTACTCCCTCGGCAAAGACGTCTTTAGCAAGACTGAAGATATCTGGGAGGGAAGCTTCAGTCTTATTGCAGCGATTATTATCTCCATTATGGGTGCTGCGCTTCTGAGAGTGAACAAACTCCAGGAGAAGTGGCGTGTTAAGCTCATGCAGGCTCTTGATAAGAAAGATGCGGTCGCTACTTCCGGTATCATGAGCCGTTTCAAGCTCTGGTCGGAGAAGCACGTCATGTTCATTCTGCCTTTCATTACCGTCCTGAGAGAGGGCCTTGAGGCGGTTGTGTATATTGGTGGTGTCAGTTTAGGACTTCCGGCTTCGTCGTTTCCTTTGGCTGTCATTTGCGGTCTTGCTGCTGGGTGCGTTGTTGGATACATCATTTACAG AGGAGGAAACACTACATCACTccagatcttcctcatcatctccaccGGCTTCTTGTACCTCGTCGCCGCTGGTCTCTTCAGTAAAGCCGTCTGGGCCTTCGAGATCCATGCCTggaacaacatcatcggcggtGATGCAGCCGAAGTCGGCTCTGGCCCTGGCTCTTACGACATCCACAAGAGTGTCTGGCACGTCAACTGCTGCAACGCTGAGCtgaatggtggtggtggctggGGTATTTTCAACGCCATCCTTGGCTGGCAAAACTCTGCGACTATCGGATCTGTTGTCTCGTACAACGTTTATTGGCTTGTCGTTatcatctgcttctgctcaatGACTTACATGGAGCGATACGGCAATCTTGGTGTTTTTACACCACTTACGACATGCTTTGGTCTgcgcaagaaaaagacaGTCCCTGAGAAGCCGAGCAGCATTGAGAATGAGCTTATGCTTTCAAATGGAGATGACAAGACTGCTACGCCAGTCGTGAACAGCCTTTAA
- a CDS encoding DNA polymerase sigma subunit: MPPRNNRPRNSRPDSRPRNDRPLRPEADSYRPGDRHDLPPRPPPRDNYGHSDSYRPRVPQGDFTFRVDKPAGMPDFPADYRGPSERRGPRRDGGRGGRGRGRGGRKWQPPPHPSERALVSGATANMPEERLGEEGAAKYRDVDELSDDDELEMDISSSSETEGPSKKRAKTGDDGSGDAAPKWSNPDPYTALPCPDESTRKKRDMVKLIRKARVEDQSEKLAASTEAEDFISFDLTEDEESSEEEEEAPPPPPREPPPPPPPNAPSGPRAETARLPEKPRAPANGTLDTARRNDPLGSRKRTADDEIKPPDYGQLKKATTKPSKGALLPSWQPKTTEDPCPWDTVDHSATMNMPFRLHKEIIDFYEYVRPRDFEQRIRDNLVENLRKAMRRDGRNFASASVHPFGSFMSGLYLPTADMDLVVCSASFMRGGPPTYLSAKSWLYKFQKFLTSQHVADQHSIEVIAHARVPLVKYVDKQTGLKVDVSFENLGGVNAVDTFLEWKAQYPAMPILVTVIKHFLLMRGLNEPVNGGIGGFTVICLVVSMLQLMPQVQSRNLIPEHHLGEMLLEFFHLYGREFRHDTNAISLTRPIGYIRKSEVRSLTYKNYDRLSIIDPNNSGNDISGGSSNTVAILDRFKGAFNLLRDRMDEIARDPNQGNILEVILKGDYSSFRMQRDFLRHVHEKHIGPCSS; the protein is encoded by the exons ATGCCGCCGCGCAACAACAGGCCGCGCAACTCGCGTCCCGACTCGCGCCCAAGAAACGACCGTCCTCTGCGTCCCGAAGCCGACAGCTATCGACCTGGCGACAGGCATGACTTGCCTCCTCGACCGCCGCCCCGCGATAATTATGGCCACTCCGATTCATACCGCCCGCGCGTGCCGCAGGGCGACTTTACCTTTCGTGTAGACAAGCCAGCTGGCATGCCTGATTTCCCGGCTGATTATCGTGGGCCGTCTGAAAGGAGAGGGCCGCGTCGCGATGGTGGTCGTGGTGGCCGAGGTCGGGGTCGTGGAGGAAGGAAATGGCAACCTCCGCCTCACCCGTCTGAACGCGCTTTGGTATCTGGAGCGACTGCGAATATGCCCGAGGAGcgacttggagaagagggcgCTGCCAAATACCgcgatgtcgatgagctatcagacgacgatgagctcgagatggacatttcttcatcttccgaGACAGAAGGACCTTCCAAGAAACGTGCCAAAactggagatgatggatctGGCGATGCTGCACCTAAGTGGTCAAATCCCGATCCCTACACTGCCCTCCCATGTCCCGACGAGAGCACCCGCAAGAAACGTGATATGGTCAAATTGATCCGAAAAGCGCGCGTGGAAGACCAGTCGGAGAAACTAGCTGCTTCAACCGAAGCCGAGGACTTTATCTCGTTTGACCTgacagaagacgaagagagcagcgaagaagaggaggaagcaCCGCCGCCTCCCCCGCGCGAACCACCCCCGCCACCGCCTCCGAATGCGCCCTCTGGACCGAGAGCTGAGACTGCGCGTTTGCCCGAGAAGCCACGAGCGCCTGCTAATGGGACTCTGGATACGGCGCGAAGAAATGATCCGCTTGGATCTCGAAAGCGGACTGCggacgatgagatcaagcCTCCTGATTATGGACAATTGAAGAAGGCTACGACGAAGCCTTCAAAAGGTGCGCTCTTGCCCAGTTGGCAGCCGAAGACAACCGAGGACCCATGTCCTTGGGATACTGTCGATCACTCTGCTACCATGAACATGCCATTCCG ATTACACAAGGAAATCATCGACTTCTACGAATACGTCAGACCCCGCGATTTCGAACAGCGAATCCGTGACAACCTCGTCGAGAACCTTCGAAAGGCCATGCGACGCGACGGAAGGAACTTCGCGAGCGCCTCGGTCCACCCCTTCGGTTCCTTCATGTCAGGCCTCTACCTCCCCACCGCAGACATGGATCTAGTCGTCTGCTCCGCAAGCTTCATGCGAGGCGGTCCCCCAACGTACCTGTCGGCAAAGAGCTGGCTGTACAAGTTCCAGAAGTTCCTCACCAGCCAACACGTAGCTGACCAACACTCCATCGAGGTTATTGCCCACGCTAGAGTTCCGTTGGTCAAATACGTTGACAAGCAGACTggtctcaaggttgatgtgTCGTTTGAGAACTTGGGCGGTGTGAATGCTGTCGACACGTTCCTTGAGTGGAAGGCCCAATATCCTGCCATGCCTATCCTGGTGACTGTGATCAAACATTTCCTGCTCATGCGTGGTCTGAATGAACCTGTGAATGGAGGAATTGGCGGTTTCACCGTGATTTGCTTGGTTGTGAGCATGTTGCAGCTTATGCCACAGGTACAGAGTCGAAACCTCATCCCGGAGCATCATCTCGGCGAGATgcttctcgagttcttccaTCTCTACGGCCGCGAATTCCGCCACGACACCAACGCCATTTCCCTGACCAGACCAATTGGGTACATCCGAAAG TCCGAGGTCCGAAGCCTCACGTACAAGAACTACGACCgcctctccatcatcgatCCCAACAACTCGGGCAACGACATCTCCGGCGGCTCATCTAACACCGTAGCCATCCTTGACCGCTTCAAAGGCGCCTTCAATCTCCTACGTGACAGAATGGACGAGATTGCCCGTGATCCCAACCAGGGCAACATTCTCGAAGTGATTCTCAAAGGCGACTACTCCTCCTTCAGAATGCAGCGAGATTTCCTCCGCCACGTACATGAGAAGCACATCggaccttgttcttcctgA
- a CDS encoding KUP system potassium uptake protein (At least one base has a quality score < 10) — protein sequence MVLLWLNFQATGVIYGDIGTSPLYVYSSTFSAQPSWQDLVGALSIIIWSLTLIVTVKYCFIVLSADDDGQGGTFALYSLLARYTHISKRDPRDLPGIRLQRFKTGDLKTGGKSLRGLLEKSRAIQFFLQFIGVLGVSMVMADGVLTPAQSVLGAIQGIKVANPNLGTSAIVGISCGILVALFLIQPFGTSKIGTMFGPVVVIWLLFNLCAGIYNLAVHDYTVLKAFSPHFAFSYLVRNGHEGWRSLGGLLLAFTGVEALFADLGAFSKRAVQISWIFLAYPCLLIAYIGQAAYISRDDTRQAFTNPFFNTVPPGTLYFSLVIAILAAIVASQAMITSTFQLLTQIMRLSYFPHVKVIHTSQIFHEQVYIPMANWLLMIGTVIITAVYSSIQQYHLARQRIRCLRYHSHFYYDMHGFSCRNPRLETSRVHSRARLARLCQFRCSLSIFRLRKGSRWRMVHSSSSFPPLLPLYPVAFRKRVSVGSRIS from the exons ATGGTACTCCTGTGGCTCAACTTCCAAGCTACAGGCGTCATCTACGGTGACATCGGTACCTCGCCTCTTTACGTCTACTCGTCCACCTTCTCggctcagccttcttggcaagacCTCGTCGGCGCTCTCTCGATTATCATATGGTCTCTGACTCTCATCGTCACCGTCAAGTACTGCTTTATTGTTCTGAgtgccgatgacgatggccaGGGAGGGACATTCGCTCTTTATAGTCTCTTGGCGAGATATACGCATATTTCAAAACGAGATCCAAGGGACTTGCCTGGTATTCGATTGCAGAGATTCAAAACGGGTGATCTCAAGACTGGGGGCAAGAGTCTTCGTGGGCTTCTCGAGAAGTCCAGGGCGATCCAATTCTTCCTGCAATTCATCGGCGTCTTGGGTGTCTCTATGGTCATGGCTGACGGTGTGCTGACACCAGCTCAGTCTGTCCTAGGAGCTATCCAGGGAATAAAAGTCGCCAATCCAAACCTCGGAACCTCTGCTATCGTCGGAATATCGTGTGGCATACTTGTTGCACTCTTTCTTATCCAGCCATTTGGCACATCAAAGATCGGTACCATGTTTGGGCCGGTTGTCGTCATCTGGTTGTTGTTCAACCTATGCGCTGGTATCTACAACCTCGCTGTCCACGATTACACCGTCCTCAAGGCATTCAGTCCACATTTTGCCTTTTCATATCTTGTGCGCAACGGACACGAGGGCTGGAGATCACTAGGCGGTCTTCTCTTAGCTTTCACGGGCGTCGAGGCATTGTTCGCGGACTTGGGGGCATTCAGCAAACGCGCAGTACAAATTTcgtggatcttcttggcctaTCCTTGCCTCCTAATTGCATATATAGGACAGGCTGCGTACATATCTCGCGATGATACGAGACAAGCCTTCACGAACCCCTTCTTCAATACAGTACCCCCAGGAACTCTGTATTTTAGCTTGGTCATCGCGATCCTCGCAGCGATTGTCGCTTCTCAGGCTATGATAACTTCAACCTTTCAGCTTCTTACTCAGATCATGAGGCTCTCATACTTTCCTCATGTCAAAGTCATTCATACTAGTCAAATCTTCCACGAGCAGGTCTACATACCCATGGCGAATTGGCTGCTTATGATTGGTACGGTTATAATTACAGCAGTATACAGCAGTATACAACAAT ACCACCTCGCTAGGCAACGCATACGGTGTCTGCGTTATCACAGTCACTTTTA TTACGACATGCATGGTTTCTCTTGTCGCAATCCTCGTCTGGAGACTTCCCGCGTACATAGTCGTGCCCGCCTGGCTCGTCTTTGCCAGTTTAGATGCAGCCTTTCTATCTTCCGTCTACGAAAAGGTTCCAGATGGCGCATGGTTCACTCTTCTTCTAgctttcctcctctcctGCCTCTTTACCCTGTGGCGTTTCGGAAAAGAGTGTCAGTGGGAAGCAGAATCTCATGA
- a CDS encoding hypothetical protein (At least one base has a quality score < 10), with product MDLTASAALNYTMPNMLSQLVGAFALLTALPFAHAAPSLDKQCSTARTEHKRRLFVLTDISNEPDDQMSLVRLLTYANEIDIQGISVTTSTWMPDKIDYESVVGVLDGYKKVVNSLNANVPSHAPYPSYKYLLDRVHKGHPVYGRKSLNMSLSDGAKALVKAADKASVDDPLTVSVWGGSAILAEALQHVSRTRSEDAVDAFVEKLRVYAISDQDDTGIWIRLRYPLLFYVVSLHGFSEYTVAAWNGISGEEYRNFDHGGPDSSIVSNDWLEKNIRLGPLGSHYLNWSFIMEGDTPAFLPLVQNGLGDVNHPEWGSWGGRYTLLDHTNHSSTPLGSSVVLDASNSWDPDGDNLTYDWFHYREPGGAYGRGLEGFDPSLKMKPILTPKSPNVNITSIKDDGSIAKLETAKSLNDTMHIILALRDATEKPLATYRRIILEAK from the exons ATGGACTTGACCGCTTCAGCAGCGTTGAATTACACCATGCCAAACATGCTTTCCCAACTCGTCGGTGCTTTCGCCCTCCTCACTGCGCTCCCCTTTGCGCATGCTGCACCAAGCCTTGACAAGCAATGTTCAACTGCGCGCACGGAGCACAAACGCAGATTATTTGTGCTCACGGATATCAGCAATGAGCCTGATGATCAGATGAGTCTGGTCCGACTTTTGACTTACGCCAATGAGATTGATATTCAAGGCATCTCTGTGACTACTTCGACATGGATGCCTGATAAGATCGACTATGAATCTGtcgttggtgttttggatgGTTATAAGAAGGTTGTGAATAGCCTCAACGCCAATGTTCCTTCTCACGCGCCTTATCCTTCGTACAAGTACCTTCTTGATCGAGTTCATAAAGGTCATCCTGTCTATGGACGAAAATCACTCAATATGAGTCTGAGTGATGGTGCGAAAGCGCTTGTTAAAGCTGCTGACAAGGCGAGTGTCGACGATCCTCTTACAGTTTCCGTTTGGGGCGGATCAGCGATTTTggctgaagctcttcaacacgTTTCTCGCACAAGAAGTGAAGACGCTGTTGATGCTTTCGTCGAGAAGCTTCGCGTTTACGCTATCTCTGATCAAGATGACACCGGTATCTGGATTCGCCTTCGTTATCCACTACTCTTCTACGTGGTCTCTCTGCACGGCTTCAGCGAGTATACTGTTGCAGCATGGAACGGTATCTCTGGCGAGGAGTACCGAAACTTTGATCACGGTGGCCCAGATTCCAGCATCGTCTCTAATGACTGgctcgagaagaacatcCGACTTGGTCCTCTAGGATCTCACTACCTCAATTGGTCTTTCATCATGGAAGGCGACACACCCGCTTTTCTACCTCTCGTCCAGAACGGTCTGGGTGATGTTAACCATCCAGAGTGGGGTAGCTGGGGCGGTCGCTATACACTCCTCGATCACACGAACCA CTCAAGTACACCCCTGGGCAGCAGCGTTGTTCTCGATGCATCTAACAGTTGGGACCCTGATGGGGATAACCTCACGTACGATTGGTTCCACTACCGCGAGCCTGGTGGTGCTTACGGACGAGGCTTAGAAGGCTTTGACCCTtcgctcaagatgaagccaatcTTGACGCCCAAGAGCCCGAATGTCAATATcacaagcatcaaggatgatggaagTATCGCCAAGCTGGAGACTGCTAAGAGTCTGAACGAT ACAATGCATATTATTCTTGCCCTTCGTGATGCGACAGAAAAGCCTCTGGCTACCTATAGACGCATAATTCTTGAGGCTAAATAG